The Macaca fascicularis isolate 582-1 chromosome 13, T2T-MFA8v1.1 sequence TAGCCAGGAGTCGGCAGCTGGAGAAGCGAATGAGCGAGGAGATGCGCCTGCTAGAGATGGAGTttgaagagagaaagcaagcagcTGAGCAGAAGCAGAAGGCAGAGAACTTCTGGAGAGGAGACACGTCCAGCGACCAGTTAGTGCTAGGGAAGAAAGACATGGGGTGGCCGTTCCAGGCCGATGGCCAGGAGGGGCCTCTGGGCTGGATGCTGGGAAACCTGTGGAACACTGGCCTCTTTTGCCTTTTTCTCGTCTTTGAGCTCCTGCGACAGAACATGCAGCAAGAGCCGGCCTTTGATTCCagcagtgaggaggaggaggaggaagtccATGTTGTCCCTGTCACCTCTTACAACTGGCTTACTGACTTCCCCTCCCAGGAGGCCCTGGACTCCTTTTACAAACACTATGTCCAAAACGCCATCCGTGACCTGCCTGGCACCTGTGAGTTTGTGGAGAGTTTTGTGGATGATCTCATTGAGGCCTGTCGGGTGCTCAGCCGCCAAGAGGCTCACCCACAATTGGAAGACTGCCTGGGCATTGGGGCTGCCTTTGAGAAATGGGGAACCCTCCATGAGACCCAGAAATTTGATATCCTGGTGCCCATCGTCCCCCCACAGGGCACCATGTTTGTCCTGGAGATGAAGGACCCAGCCCTGGGCCGCCGCTGTGGCTGTGTGCTGGTGGAGTCAGAATGTGTGTGCAAGCGTGAGAAGCTCCTAGGGGACGTGCTGTGCCTGGTGCACCACCACAGGGACCCCTCGGCAGGCTTGGGGAAGTGTAGTAGCTCCATCAAGGCAGCTCTCTGCACTGGCTTTCACCTAGACGTGTGCAAGACTGTGCAGTGGTTCCGGAACATGATGGGCAATGCCTGGGCCCTTGTGGCCCACAAGTATGACTTTAAACTCAGTCTCCCACCGTCTCCCACCTCCTGCAAGCTCAGGCTAGACTATCGCTCAGGCCGCTTTCTCTCAATCCACTTGGTCCTGGGGGTGCAACGCGAAGACACCTTGGTCTACCTGGTGAGCCAGGCTCCTGACCAGGAGCAGCTCACCAGTGTGGACTGGCCTGAGTCCTTTGTGGCCTGTGAGCACTTGTTCCTGAAGCTGGTGGGGCGCTTTGCCCCCGAGAACACCTGTCACCTCAAGTGCCTCCAGATCATTTTAAGTCTCCGGCAGCATCAGAGCTTACCCCGCGGAGCATGCCGCCCCATCCTCACATCTTACCACTTTAAAACAGCTCTCATGCACCTCCTGCTACGGCTGCCCCTCACGGACTGGGCCCACAACATGCTCTCCCAGCGGCTCCAGGACATTCTCTGGTTCTTGGGCCGTGGCCTCCAGCAAAGGTCCCTCCATCATTTCCTCATTGGTAACACTTCTCTGCCCCTGACCATCCCGATCCCTAAGACATTTAGGAGTGCTGAGCCTGTCAATCTCTTCCAGCACCTGGTGCTCAACCCCAAGGCACATTCACAGGCAGTGGAAGAGTTCCAGAACCTTCTGACCCAGGTGAACACTCTGCCTCGTGCCCCACTGGCTGCAGCACCTTGatgtaaagaccatttaaaaaaaaaaacagatgaaggTATTTCTAATTCCTTGGGCTacaaaagtgtttatttttcagatgtaTCAGTGGTATATGTGACCTTCACCTTGCCAGTGGGGGCTGTGAGAAGACACCTTAGGGAGAGTGTGAGGTGGTGATGAGGATGGGCCTAATGACCCTGCGGGGCCTAATCAAGGGTGGGTCATCTGTCATCTGAGATTTCCTTCTGCTTAACTTTCATCATGACCCAAAGAAGACCGAGGGAAATGGATGTTATGGGAGGATCTTGCTGCTAAGGAGGTGAAATCCAGAGGGGTACGGTGAAGTTGTGTTTTTGTATCAACACTGGAAGCGAGAGAACCAGAGAATAGCTTCATTCCAGCTTATTCCTTTTCGTGATTGACTCCCAGTGTGTTCTCTGTGAATTGGTTTCCTTGTTGAGCGGTTAGCTTAATTCTCATCCGAGCTGGTGGCACTCCATTTTATCCCAAATACTGTGATGGGCAACTTCTCATATTTTAggatctaatttttctttttttttttttttttgagacggagtctcgctctgtcgccgaggctggagtgcactggccggatctcagctcactgcaagctccgcctcccgggtttacgccattctcctgcctcagtctcccgagtagctgggactacaggcgcccgccacctcgcccggctaagtttttgtattttttttagtagagacggggtttcaccgtgtcagccaggatggtctcgatctcctgacctcgtgatccgcccgtctcggcctcccaaagtgggatctAATTTTTCAAACCTTCACTATGTTGAAAATATaaccaaggccgggcgcagtggctcacgcctgttaatcccagcactttgggaggccgaggtgggtgggtcgcctgagctcaggagttcaaggccaccccgggcaacatggtgaaaccccgtctctgctgaaatacaaaaacttagctgggcatggtggcgcgtgcctgtagccccagctacttgggaggctgaggcacgagaatcactgaAGCTCCagtgggggaggctgcagtgagctgaggtcgcaccactgcacttcagcctgggctacagagtgagactccgtctcaaaaaaaaaaaaaaagaaaatataaccaaGATGTTTACATTCCATTTTCTTAACTTAGCTCTATTTTCATATGACAAGAGAGTTGTTTTTATCCATCTGAAAAAACTACCTAATTTATTCGCATTGATTCACATATATTAAGTCAGTAGTAACCTGTCTCATAATTGAGATAATGTGTTTAATCAATGAAATGGCTAACATCTCATGACCTTTTTAGTGCCTGGAGGCAACATTATAAAGGCCTTCACAAGGACAATCTTTTTGGGGGCTCTGAGATGAagaattgctttgttttttgtggggAGCCACTTGTTAAGTGTAAAGAAGGTTTGGCTGCCATGTTTAGCTGTGTTTTTTCTGTCTAGTCATGcctcctttgtatttttttttttttttcaaaaatggcaAAGGGATTACTTGAACTGTGTTTGTGGTTTTGAAAGAGGGGTCATCACAATCCAGGCTCACTGCCAGGTTTGTATAGGAAAGGATTGGGAAGCAGTCCAACTCTAAAGTTGTGATTCCAGAGATATGATTggtgtttttcccttttttcaaaACCATGGGATGCTGAGGAGGAGTGTTAAGAAATGCAGCTATAGTTATGGGTGTGGTTGTTTTGGAAATGCCAATGCTGTTCTGTCTGCGCTGCCAAGAAGATCTGCTGGGGAGGGTAACCTGTCCCCACTGAACTGGACCTCAGCAAGGATCAGATGCTGGCTGTTATGGGCTTCAGTCATAGAATACACTCCCTCCCCTccagcaaaaataaatttaaaatgtcccaaagtcgggtgcggtggctcacacctgtaatctcagcactttggggggctgaggtggcagatcacttgagcccaggggttcaagaccagcctgggcaacctgtcgcgatcccgtctctacaaaaaatgagctgggcatggtggcatacacctgtggtccctgctactctggaggctgaggctgaaagactgcttgagcccaggaggtcagggctgtaGTGAGCTCTGTTAGTGTCACTGTGCTCCAGTGACTCAGGGCAAAAAAGTGagaatgtgtctcaaaaaaaaaaaaaaaaattgtcccagAAGCTGATGTCAGTCAGTATTTGGGGCTCCCAGTGCACAATAGCTACTGTGTTCCCACGTTGCCCGCGTCCGTCTGGTACTGCTTTCAAGGCGAGATGCAATCCTGGTGGTTCCCTGCTGGTGGGATTTTGGTGTTCTAGAAACATCCATATACtttttgtttagaaaattatGTGCTGATGTTTTAAGTTAGAGTCAATAAAGGAGGCTATTTTCTGTATACGTGGGAATCTCTGCAGTAACACACTCGGCAGGTCAGCATTCTCACATGCCTGTTCCCAAGAAGTTCATGTTACCCTGACAGCTCCGTTCAGTATCTCCTGGTGTTGCTCAATGTACTTGGAACGAGTCTGCCTTGTGGTTGCCCAGTGGCATGGCCAGTGGCcagaaaagaataagaaacatCTAGGTGACTGATTTTCATGGCACCCAAACCAAAATATCAGCCAAATTAGAAGATCTTAGGGGTTGCAAACAAGCATGCACTCTAACAAAACTCTTCTCAGGTAGGAAGAAGGTGGTATCATTTCTAGGAGTGCATGGTTGTTTCTAGTCtaatagataaaaaagaaaataaaggccgggtgtggtggctcacgcctgtaatcccagcactttgggaggccgaggtgggcggttcatcacttgaggtcaagagttccaaatcacctggccaacatggcagaaccccgtctctactaaaaatttaaagacatttgccaggcgtagtggcacacgcctgtaatcccagctactcaggaggttgaggcaggagaatcgcttgaacccgggaagcggaggttgcagtgagctgagatcatgccaccacactccagcctgggcgacagagcgagactctgtctcaaaaaaaaaaaaaaaagaaaaagaaaacataaagttaCGATAGTGGGCAGATGACTATAAAGGGAGCAGTCAGCAAAACTTGGGTGGAGCAGAGGGTGCAAGAAAGagtaataaacacacacacacacacacacacacacacacaaaaacaagtaGTAATGGAAAGAACAGACCTGTAGTGCTCTGGGAATACTCTTACAATTAAAGGGGAAACCTTTCCAGCTAGGAAGCTAAGCCTTATTCTAAAACAAAACCTGGCTAGCCCCCAGGATACAACCGCAGTTATAGTAATGGGAATGCTTACTGTTCACTGAGCTTTGCCAGTGTTCAGGACACTGTTCTGATGGCTTTACATCtggtaactcatttaatctttacactGTAACCCCATGAAGTGGGCCCTTCATCCTCTCCATTTTACATGcgaggaaactgaggcgcagAAAGGGTATgcaacttccccaaggtcacgtagctagtaagtggcagagccaggaagaAACTATCTGCCATCGCAACCTTTCAGCTTGGTCTTGGAAATAAAACAAGATGTAAGGGTTAAAGGGCTTTGAGAAGCAAAAAgcactatattttaaaagattaggtATGTTACTGTttagaaattctagaagacagAAATTGTTGGTTCTTAGCCCAatcttgaggtcaagaatttcaTATCACAGGCAAAAATTAAAGGCATttgtgctgggcgcagtggctcacacctgtaatcccaacactttgggaggctgaggcgggtggatcacctgaggtcggaagttcgagaccagcctgaccaacatggagaaaccctgtctctactaaaaatacaaaattagctgggcgtggtggcaggcgcctgtaattccagctattcaggagactgaggcaggagaatcacttcaacccaggaggcagaggctgcagtgagctgagattgcgccattgcactccagcctgggcaacaaagcaaaactccgtctcaaaaaaaaaaaaaaaaaaaaaaaaaaaagcatttgcttTAGAGGCCAAAATGAACGCAAAGCCATTTCAACTATGTGCCCACTGAGTCCCAGTGACTTGATGGTTTCTATCACAGACTACATCATTATATAAGCCAGCTGCAGGCTGGAAGGTCAGGGCACATTTGAAGTCAAAAGATTGCTTGTTCAGGTAGCCAGTGGATAACACTATTGTTCCTCACCTAAACTAAGGCAGTTTCCCATTTATTTGAGGGAAGTAGAATCTCCATGAAGAGTAAAacggggtggggaagggagacaACACTAGCTCTGCTTTCCTGGCAGCCTAGGAGTAGTGGAGGAACTTAACTACTTTACTTTTGCACAAACAGAGGTATTGAGCTTTGTACATTTGTATACCACTGATATCAGTGATAAatcattcactctttttttttttttttagacagagttttgctctgtcccccaggctggagtgcagtggcacaatctcagctcactgcaagctccgcctcccaggttcatgccattctcctgcctcagcctcccaagtagctgggactacaggcgcccgccaccatgcccagctattgtgtgtgtgtgtgtgtatttttagtagagacggggtttcaccgtgttagccaggatggtctcgatctcctgacctcgtgatccgcccgcctcggcctcccaaagtgctggaattacaggcttgagccaccgcgcccggccaaatcatTCACTCTTTTGGCATCCTTGATAgccctaaaaacaaaacaaagatggcatgcagagcaggaggtgaaagacctgCCCGCACGAGGCAGCCCTGGCCCAGAGAGACGCTGGACATGGAGCTGGCTTTGCCTTCCTGCACATGAAGCTGGAAGTGGCTCAGGCGGCTCCATTATCCCCACAGAACAGCCTCAAGGCTCACCTAGTGGGTCACCTGGTAGCTTTCCTCCACCAGGGCTTTCAAGCTGTTCTTCACCTCCCAACCCTTGCTGCTCTTAGTGTACACATGGAATCCAGAGGATCACACTTGTCCCAATGTCCTCCCTCAGATCCTTTCAGCAGAGAGAACAAGTGAGGGAGATGACAGGGACCCTAGCATATACTGAGCAAGTCCAGTGAAGGGGATACTGccttccccattttatagatggggaagaAGATGGGGTCCAGAGAGGTTAACGTGCCCAACCCAGGATTTAAAATTGTCTTCCAGCTGTACTCACTGAATATGGATTTAAGTACTTGCAGTGTCCAGGGCCAGCACCAGGCCGTGGGAAAACCACAGTGAGCAGATACGGCTTCATCTTCATGGAGCTGACAGTCTGTGTAGGAGACAGACATGAAATAGTCACCCAAGTGCATGGAAAATTGCACCTGTGACAAGTTCTCTTGAAGCCTCCAGTATGGAGAGTTGTGTGTATCAGGGAAGGCCTCCTTGAGGAACCTGAGGGGAGTGGAAACCGGATTGGAGCTACAGGGGTGAAGATGGGGATGAAGAGGATCCTGGCtagaggagtgtgtgtgtgcagaggccTGGGGATAGGAGCAGGCGTGATGAGGGGAATCTGAAAAAAGGCCAGGGCAGCTGGAGGGCAGGGAGCAAGGGGAGCAAGGTCcctgaggaggctggagaggctgcaggggtggggaggggggcaggAAGACCCTTCCAGGGCCTTGTAGGACGCTTAGAGGTTCCCAGGGCAGTGGAACCCCTCAAGGGTTATACTTCCGGGAGGAAGTGGTGGGGGGACAAGTGGGAGTGACAGCTCACATTTGGACTCCTCATACACTACTCAGGGCCTGGGGGGCGGGCCAGAGCAGGCCAGTGAGAAGGTAATGTGGATGGAAGGAGAAAGGCAGGATTGGCGATTTTTAGGAGGTGAAAATAGCTTGCTTGATAATAGATTGCATGGGGAGAGGCCCTCCCAGGGAGGGGCCCCCCAGGATGACTCCTGGGTGCTGATTTGGGTTCTTGGATGGCTGATGGTATCATTTGCTGAGATGAACAGTGTCAACCCGTTTGGTCTCACCCACACAGCCTTACACTGAAGATCTGAAGGTGTTCACTAGAAGAACAAGTTTATAACAACAGATAGGCTTAAAAAGTGGTTTtcagtcgggcgcagtggctcacgcctgtaatcccagcactttgagaggccaaggcgggtggatcaccttaggccaggagttcgagaccagcctgaccaacatggtgaaaccccgtctctactaaaaatagaaaaattagtcgggcgtggtggcgggcgcctgtaatcccagctattcaggaggctgagacaggagaatcgcttgaacccgggaggtggaggttgcagtgagctgagatcatgccattgcactccagcctgggcgacagagcgacactgtctcaaaaaaaaaaaaaaaaaaaaactggttttcAACAAAGGGTGACACTTTTTGATTGCCAAAATGACTGAGAGCATTGGTGGCATTTATGGTGTCAGGGAGGCTTAAGAGCCCACAAAGAGGGCAAACATCCTATCATGCCAAGAATTGTTTCACCCTGAATGCCAATAGTGCCCTTGAAGAGAAACACTATAAAAGATGCCAGATATGATGAGAGTTACAAGAAATTCTAGGATGTGCTAGGGATATTCCAGGGAATGACCCTTCCATAATTTACTTCCATAATTCAATCCTTAGCGTTAGATGAAACTGAAAGGACAGATggcattttatgttt is a genomic window containing:
- the ITPRIPL1 gene encoding inositol 1,4,5-trisphosphate receptor-interacting protein-like 1: MNLDAEASMAVISLLFLAVMYVVHHPLMVSDRMDLDTLARSRQLEKRMSEEMRLLEMEFEERKQAAEQKQKAENFWRGDTSSDQLVLGKKDMGWPFQADGQEGPLGWMLGNLWNTGLFCLFLVFELLRQNMQQEPAFDSSSEEEEEEVHVVPVTSYNWLTDFPSQEALDSFYKHYVQNAIRDLPGTCEFVESFVDDLIEACRVLSRQEAHPQLEDCLGIGAAFEKWGTLHETQKFDILVPIVPPQGTMFVLEMKDPALGRRCGCVLVESECVCKREKLLGDVLCLVHHHRDPSAGLGKCSSSIKAALCTGFHLDVCKTVQWFRNMMGNAWALVAHKYDFKLSLPPSPTSCKLRLDYRSGRFLSIHLVLGVQREDTLVYLVSQAPDQEQLTSVDWPESFVACEHLFLKLVGRFAPENTCHLKCLQIILSLRQHQSLPRGACRPILTSYHFKTALMHLLLRLPLTDWAHNMLSQRLQDILWFLGRGLQQRSLHHFLIGNTSLPLTIPIPKTFRSAEPVNLFQHLVLNPKAHSQAVEEFQNLLTQVNTLPRAPLAAAP